A single genomic interval of Clostridium facile harbors:
- a CDS encoding immunoglobulin-like domain-containing protein, translated as MKKVVNAKRIVSLILVLLLLFAFQQVAVFAVGNNQQAKTEATPVITTKTTSWNYLDNNTKPEDNWKTDSNYDTTQWKTATGSFGAKDGKLEELSGGYLPNTLLQQYIDGKNEPDIPVYYFRTTFDATNLADIQKITGSVLYDDAIVVYVNGQKIAGFDDESFDENGYGGSNASAPKAGKINFENIESLQLKETGNVLAVELHQGRPSSSDLYFDFQELVLDTKGNQPEIKDISLNIGEDETQKNITWYGTSTQATQVQFVVKPEGWIEQAGFPAENVISVPAVQSSTSMQGFQNNKATMYGLKENTTYLYRVGNDEKWSETYSFTTAAFGENASFNFLFAGDPQIGASNTASDTEGWVNTMNRSLQQFPETSFLLSAGDQINDKNSEEEDQYVGFLTPDAMHSLSLATNVGNHDSGSQKYTEHFNMPNVDSLGQSNNTGDGSGDYWFTYNNVLFLSLNSNNVQTAEHKAFMEKVLKEHGSEARWTVVSFHHSIYSVANHYTDKDIQQRRAELAPIFSELGIDVVLMGHDHYYTRTYMMEGGNPVVPEGNDVSKGEQAPTSVTDPEEGQVLYITANSASGSKYYSRNSKLASGMPDYVAVQDQSNRENITNVEVTDNSFTVTTYYTDTDQLTPVDTFTIYKTSQTENPTIHLPEVTTGDQEIIQQGSHFDPMDGVSATDANGNDITNLIQVEGKVDTQTPGSYTLTYSVTDENGNSTSVERHIVVVKSSSESGDNQSNGNSSSTNSQNTSSTQNSTKPVHTGDYILFFPAMLAAVGATIGGTILMKRKLKK; from the coding sequence ATGAAAAAAGTAGTAAACGCAAAAAGAATTGTTAGCCTGATTCTTGTGTTGCTATTGTTGTTTGCCTTCCAGCAAGTAGCAGTATTTGCTGTAGGGAATAATCAACAAGCAAAAACAGAAGCAACACCTGTAATCACAACAAAAACAACCAGTTGGAATTATCTTGATAACAATACAAAACCAGAAGATAATTGGAAAACAGATTCCAATTACGACACCACACAATGGAAAACAGCAACTGGTAGTTTTGGTGCTAAAGATGGAAAATTGGAAGAACTCAGTGGCGGATATCTACCAAATACTTTATTGCAGCAGTATATTGATGGCAAAAATGAACCAGATATTCCTGTTTATTATTTTAGGACAACTTTTGACGCAACCAATCTTGCGGATATTCAAAAAATTACAGGATCTGTTTTATATGACGATGCCATTGTTGTTTATGTAAATGGACAGAAAATCGCCGGATTTGATGATGAATCTTTCGATGAAAATGGTTATGGTGGTTCTAATGCCAGTGCACCAAAAGCTGGAAAAATCAATTTTGAAAATATAGAATCCTTACAGTTAAAAGAAACAGGAAATGTACTTGCTGTAGAATTGCATCAAGGACGTCCAAGTAGTTCTGACCTGTATTTTGATTTTCAAGAACTTGTTTTAGATACCAAAGGTAATCAGCCTGAAATCAAAGATATTTCTTTAAATATTGGGGAAGATGAAACACAAAAAAATATTACTTGGTATGGCACTTCTACTCAGGCAACACAAGTACAATTTGTAGTAAAACCAGAAGGTTGGATAGAACAAGCTGGTTTTCCAGCCGAAAATGTTATTTCTGTTCCAGCGGTACAATCCTCTACCAGCATGCAAGGTTTCCAAAATAATAAGGCGACCATGTATGGTTTAAAAGAAAACACAACTTATCTTTATCGTGTAGGAAATGATGAAAAATGGTCGGAAACCTACTCCTTTACTACTGCGGCATTTGGTGAAAATGCATCTTTTAATTTCCTATTTGCTGGCGACCCACAAATTGGGGCTTCTAATACAGCAAGTGATACCGAAGGATGGGTTAATACAATGAACCGCTCCTTGCAACAGTTCCCAGAAACTAGCTTTTTATTGAGTGCTGGTGACCAAATTAATGATAAAAATTCTGAGGAAGAAGACCAATACGTTGGTTTCCTTACCCCTGACGCAATGCATTCTTTATCCTTGGCAACCAATGTAGGTAACCATGATAGCGGTAGCCAAAAATATACCGAGCATTTTAATATGCCAAATGTGGATAGTTTAGGTCAATCAAACAATACTGGTGATGGCAGTGGGGATTATTGGTTTACCTATAACAATGTTTTGTTCCTATCTTTAAACTCTAACAATGTTCAAACTGCTGAACATAAAGCATTTATGGAAAAAGTATTAAAAGAACATGGATCAGAAGCAAGATGGACAGTAGTTTCGTTCCATCATTCCATTTACAGTGTGGCGAACCACTACACCGACAAAGATATCCAGCAAAGAAGGGCAGAGTTAGCGCCAATTTTTTCTGAATTGGGAATTGATGTTGTATTAATGGGACATGACCATTATTATACCAGAACTTATATGATGGAGGGTGGAAATCCAGTTGTTCCGGAAGGAAATGATGTTTCCAAAGGGGAACAAGCTCCAACCAGTGTAACCGATCCAGAAGAAGGTCAGGTTTTATATATAACTGCAAACTCCGCATCCGGTAGTAAATATTATAGTAGAAACAGCAAATTAGCTTCTGGTATGCCAGATTATGTAGCAGTTCAAGATCAAAGTAACCGCGAAAATATTACCAATGTAGAGGTCACAGACAATTCCTTTACTGTTACTACCTATTATACAGATACAGATCAATTAACTCCAGTAGATACTTTCACAATTTACAAAACATCCCAAACAGAAAATCCAACCATTCATTTACCAGAAGTAACAACAGGAGATCAGGAAATTATTCAACAAGGAAGCCATTTTGACCCAATGGATGGGGTATCTGCTACTGACGCGAATGGCAATGATATTACAAATCTCATTCAAGTGGAAGGTAAAGTGGATACACAAACTCCAGGCAGTTATACTTTAACTTATAGTGTTACAGATGAAAATGGCAATAGCACTTCTGTAGAACGTCACATTGTTGTTGTAAAATCTTCCAGTGAATCTGGTGACAATCAATCTAATGGCAATTCCAGTTCTACAAATTCTCAAAATACATCTTCCACTCAGAATTCTACAAAACCAGTTCATACAGGGGATTACATCTTGTTCTTCCCAGCAATGTTAGCAGCAGTAGGTGCTACAATTGGTGGAACTATTTTGATGAAAAGAAAATTAAAAAAATAA
- a CDS encoding YibE/F family protein, translated as MKTNHKKRLEELILIIVMAGILVAVFCYQNLSAISYQMYTSDSITYEKGKVDQIIEEDLQLEEGETNRYRGEQTLLVTLKTGEQKGSQIVIHNELTATHNIKATEGTNIIVKSDTPEGIEPHYSVFNYDRSMGIYCIIGIFAVLMILVGGLKGLKSLIGLLFTLLFILLFLLPMIYQGYSPIGMAILTVLVTTVFSMLLLNGFQAKTWTAIVSCYGGSANCSDCLLFIF; from the coding sequence ATGAAAACCAATCATAAAAAACGGTTGGAAGAACTGATATTGATTATCGTAATGGCAGGGATTCTGGTAGCAGTATTTTGCTATCAGAATCTTTCTGCAATATCGTATCAAATGTATACCAGTGATTCCATTACCTATGAAAAGGGAAAAGTAGACCAGATAATAGAAGAAGATTTACAGTTGGAAGAAGGGGAAACGAATCGGTATCGTGGGGAACAAACACTACTAGTTACTTTAAAAACTGGGGAGCAAAAAGGCTCCCAAATTGTTATCCATAATGAATTGACAGCAACCCATAACATTAAAGCTACTGAAGGTACCAACATTATTGTAAAATCAGATACACCAGAGGGGATAGAACCTCATTATTCTGTCTTTAACTATGATAGGAGTATGGGTATCTATTGTATTATTGGTATTTTCGCTGTTTTAATGATACTTGTTGGAGGCCTAAAAGGATTAAAAAGTTTGATTGGGCTTTTATTTACTCTCTTGTTTATTCTATTATTCCTTTTGCCGATGATATATCAGGGGTACTCTCCAATTGGTATGGCAATTTTAACTGTATTAGTAACAACTGTTTTTTCAATGTTGCTATTGAATGGCTTTCAAGCAAAAACCTGGACAGCAATTGTATCTTGTTATGGGGGGAGTGCTAATTGCAGCGATTGCTTATTATTTATTTTCTAA
- a CDS encoding YibE/F family protein, with amino-acid sequence MLIAAIAYYLFSNVLHLTGYNLEQAEELIIIHQNTGLQVNQLLFVGILIASLGATMDMSMSITSSLYEMKRIHPQLTGKQIFVSGMKIGSDMIGTMCETLILAFVGSAVTALLVLISYGTQLQQLLSSDYIAIELLHSITGSVAVILVVPITAILTALFTTKLNWKQRSKQQS; translated from the coding sequence GTGCTAATTGCAGCGATTGCTTATTATTTATTTTCTAATGTTCTACATTTAACTGGATATAATTTGGAGCAAGCAGAGGAATTAATTATTATCCATCAAAATACAGGGTTACAAGTAAACCAATTATTGTTTGTAGGAATTTTAATTGCCTCTTTAGGCGCTACTATGGATATGTCTATGTCAATCACCTCTTCCTTATATGAAATGAAACGAATTCATCCACAATTAACTGGAAAACAGATTTTTGTTTCTGGTATGAAAATTGGAAGCGATATGATTGGAACGATGTGTGAGACTTTAATTTTAGCGTTTGTAGGAAGTGCGGTAACCGCATTGCTTGTTTTGATTTCTTATGGAACGCAGTTGCAACAGTTGTTGAGTTCGGATTATATTGCAATAGAATTATTGCACAGTATAACAGGAAGTGTAGCTGTTATATTAGTAGTACCAATTACGGCAATTTTGACAGCGCTGTTTACAACAAAGTTAAACTGGAAACAAAGGAGCAAACAACAATCTTAA
- a CDS encoding ParA family protein: MGKIIAIVNQKGGVGKTTTTVNLAASMGCRNKKVLLIDIDPQGNATSGCGINKKDNDLTSYDLLLGEIPAEQIIQHTKFKNLDIIPAGMELAGAEIEMVNLEERTFLLKKSLATIKPNYDFILFDCPPSLGLITLNALTACDTLLVPIQCEYYALEGLSQLLGTVRQVKKMYNPLIDIEGVLLTMFDGRLNLTMQVVAEIKKFFPKKVYKTVIPRTVRLSEAPSFGEPAVYYDKNSKGAKAYDELAKEIIKINKKRKES, from the coding sequence ATGGGAAAGATTATTGCAATCGTAAACCAAAAAGGTGGAGTAGGAAAGACTACTACTACTGTAAATTTGGCAGCTTCTATGGGCTGCCGCAATAAGAAAGTATTATTAATTGATATTGACCCGCAGGGAAATGCAACTAGTGGATGTGGAATCAATAAAAAAGATAATGATCTTACTTCCTATGATTTATTGTTGGGGGAGATTCCGGCAGAACAAATTATTCAACATACTAAATTTAAAAATTTAGATATTATTCCCGCAGGCATGGAATTGGCTGGAGCGGAAATTGAAATGGTTAATCTAGAAGAAAGGACATTTCTATTAAAAAAATCTTTAGCAACTATTAAACCTAATTATGATTTTATCTTGTTTGACTGTCCTCCTTCATTGGGATTAATTACTCTAAACGCATTAACAGCTTGTGATACCTTGTTGGTGCCAATCCAGTGTGAATACTATGCTTTGGAAGGCCTTTCCCAATTGCTAGGGACGGTGCGGCAAGTAAAAAAAATGTATAATCCATTGATTGATATCGAAGGCGTTTTGCTAACCATGTTTGATGGAAGATTAAATTTGACAATGCAGGTTGTAGCTGAAATTAAAAAATTCTTCCCCAAAAAGGTATATAAAACAGTTATTCCTCGAACAGTCCGCCTTTCTGAAGCACCGAGCTTTGGGGAACCTGCGGTTTATTATGATAAAAACTCTAAAGGTGCGAAAGCTTACGATGAATTAGCAAAAGAAATTATTAAAATCAATAAAAAAAGAAAGGAGAGTTGA
- a CDS encoding ParB/RepB/Spo0J family partition protein → MARKKGLGKGLDALFQDNGTPSDEVTTIRLSEIEPNRNQPRKDFDEAALASLADSIRQHGLIQPLIVRPMANGSYQIIAGERRWRASRMLGLAEVPVVIREMDDQQVMEVALIENLQREDLNPIEEAMGYRQLMEEYHFTQDQVANSVGKSRPAIANSLRLLNLPEEVIALLQQGDLSFGQGKAILAFEDPEKMVEIAKLTVKKGLTVRQLEAMAKKEQQQPKQKAIKIRDSYFDEVEIALSNELSRKIKIDVNKQDHGTLHIDFYSKEELKELAKKLAENM, encoded by the coding sequence ATGGCAAGGAAAAAAGGGCTTGGAAAAGGTTTGGACGCCCTATTTCAGGATAATGGCACACCGAGTGATGAAGTAACAACTATACGGTTATCAGAAATTGAGCCAAATCGAAACCAACCAAGAAAAGATTTTGACGAAGCAGCTTTGGCTTCCTTGGCAGATTCCATACGGCAACATGGTTTAATTCAGCCGTTAATTGTGCGTCCTATGGCAAATGGAAGTTACCAAATTATTGCAGGAGAACGGCGCTGGAGAGCTAGTAGAATGCTGGGGTTGGCAGAAGTACCAGTTGTGATTCGTGAAATGGATGACCAGCAAGTTATGGAAGTAGCCCTGATTGAAAATTTACAGAGGGAAGATCTGAATCCAATCGAAGAAGCAATGGGATATCGTCAACTCATGGAAGAATATCATTTTACACAGGATCAAGTAGCGAACAGTGTAGGGAAATCCCGCCCCGCAATCGCTAATTCCCTGCGTTTACTTAATTTACCCGAGGAAGTTATTGCTTTATTGCAACAAGGTGATTTGAGTTTTGGACAAGGTAAAGCCATTTTAGCGTTTGAAGACCCAGAAAAAATGGTGGAAATCGCAAAATTAACTGTAAAAAAAGGATTAACGGTCCGGCAATTAGAAGCAATGGCAAAAAAAGAACAGCAGCAGCCAAAACAAAAAGCAATAAAAATTCGTGACAGCTATTTTGATGAAGTGGAAATTGCCTTGAGCAATGAGCTGAGCCGGAAAATCAAAATTGATGTCAATAAACAAGACCATGGAACTCTACATATTGATTTTTATAGCAAAGAAGAATTAAAAGAACTTGCAAAAAAGCTTGCAGAAAATATGTAA
- the serS gene encoding serine--tRNA ligase: MLDIKFLRANPDVVKENLKKKFQDQKLPLVDEVIELDQQYRDAKTRCDYLRSQRNAISKQIGGFMAKGEKDKAEEAKSQVTAMAQELADLEVKEDELSKQIRERMLVIPNIIDPSVPIGKDDSENVEVERFGEPVVPDFEVPYHVDIMEKLNGIDLDSARKTSGNGFYYLRGDIARLHSAILSYARDFMIDKGFTYYVPPFMIRSNVVDGVMSFSEMENMMYKIEGEDLYLIGTSEHSMIGKFIDTMLDEQDLPQTLTSYSPCFRKEVGAHGIEERGVYRIHQFEKQEMIVVCKPEESPAWFEKLYSYTVEFFRSLDIPVRTLECCSGDLADLKVKSIDVEAWSPRQQKYFEVGSCSNLGDAQARRLGIRVKNKEKGNYLPHTLNNTVVAPPRMLIAFLENNLNADGSIHIPEPLRMYMGGKDKIQ; this comes from the coding sequence ATGTTAGATATTAAATTTTTACGGGCAAATCCGGATGTAGTAAAAGAAAATCTCAAAAAGAAATTTCAGGACCAAAAATTACCTTTGGTAGATGAAGTAATCGAACTAGATCAGCAATACAGGGATGCAAAAACCCGTTGTGACTATTTGAGAAGCCAAAGAAACGCAATTAGCAAACAGATTGGCGGATTTATGGCAAAAGGGGAGAAGGACAAAGCGGAAGAAGCGAAATCTCAAGTAACCGCTATGGCTCAGGAACTAGCTGACTTAGAAGTAAAAGAGGACGAACTCTCCAAACAAATCAGAGAACGTATGCTGGTGATTCCAAATATCATTGACCCATCTGTTCCAATTGGAAAAGATGATAGTGAAAATGTTGAAGTAGAACGGTTTGGTGAACCAGTTGTACCAGATTTTGAAGTGCCATACCATGTAGATATTATGGAAAAACTGAATGGGATTGATTTAGACAGTGCCAGAAAAACCAGTGGAAACGGTTTTTATTATCTGCGTGGTGATATTGCTCGTTTGCATTCTGCTATTTTATCCTACGCCCGTGATTTCATGATTGACAAAGGGTTTACCTATTATGTACCACCATTTATGATTCGCAGCAACGTTGTGGACGGTGTTATGAGCTTTTCTGAGATGGAAAATATGATGTATAAAATTGAAGGGGAAGACCTGTATTTAATTGGTACCAGTGAACACTCTATGATTGGTAAATTTATTGATACCATGTTGGATGAACAGGATTTGCCTCAGACATTGACTAGCTATTCTCCATGTTTCCGAAAAGAAGTGGGGGCACACGGCATCGAAGAACGTGGAGTTTATCGAATCCATCAATTTGAAAAACAAGAAATGATTGTGGTTTGTAAGCCAGAAGAAAGCCCAGCTTGGTTTGAAAAATTATACTCTTATACCGTAGAATTTTTCCGTTCTTTGGATATCCCAGTTCGCACTTTAGAGTGCTGCTCTGGTGATTTGGCGGATTTGAAAGTAAAGAGCATTGACGTAGAAGCATGGTCCCCACGCCAACAGAAATACTTTGAAGTGGGCAGTTGTTCCAACTTAGGGGATGCACAAGCAAGGCGTTTAGGTATTCGAGTAAAAAATAAAGAAAAAGGCAATTACTTACCACATACATTAAATAATACAGTTGTTGCACCACCACGTATGCTGATTGCGTTCTTGGAAAACAACTTGAATGCAGATGGAAGCATTCATATCCCAGAACCACTGCGTATGTATATGGGTGGAAAAGATAAAATCCAGTAA
- a CDS encoding glycoside hydrolase family 13 protein produces MEDCIFNSMDPAYRNPFGAVSTGTTVDFTIHIPLDLVYATATLVLYDDGMERRIPLEYQQTKNNLIFYHTCFTFDQPGVFFYYFHINRGQENYWVKRGETGKGYLSQSGQGSDYQITVYQKGFQTPDEVKGGLFYQIFSDRFYSSGENIENAPDDRILRSDWGGMPYFLPNEQGEILNNDYFCGDLKGIEQKLNYLESLGVTILYLNPIFEAHSNHRYNTANYLKIDPLLGTEQDFSHLCAEAKKHGIKIILDGVFSHTGSDSIYFNKENRYDTLGAFNSMNSPYFKWFHFIKYPDVYQSWWGFSTLPELNKHDPDYIEFICGKNGVLRHWLRLGASGFRLDVADELPDEFIQKVREAVKAEGEENLLIGEVWEDASNKIAYGIRRKYFQGKELDSVMNYPFKNAILDFVKDQDKQSFFNKISIIVENYPPQCLHTAMNSISTHDTERAITVIAGESCCGKGREWQSHHQLTISQYRDGINKLKVAMTLQYFLPGIPCLYYGDEAGLQGYKDPFNRGCYPWGQENKALISYCQRLGTLRKTCPGLKDGSLTFLPSPEGIIILKRDGSDGSCILSLNYTNCNQVIELAYRGYRINQKIVLKKQSYTIPPFDYILFEK; encoded by the coding sequence TTGGAAGATTGTATTTTTAATAGTATGGACCCCGCTTACCGCAATCCATTTGGAGCAGTATCCACTGGTACTACAGTAGATTTTACGATTCATATTCCATTGGATTTGGTATATGCCACTGCTACACTGGTATTATACGATGATGGCATGGAACGCAGGATTCCTCTTGAATACCAACAAACAAAAAACAACTTGATTTTTTATCATACTTGTTTTACCTTTGACCAACCAGGTGTCTTCTTTTATTATTTCCATATCAATCGGGGACAGGAAAACTATTGGGTAAAACGTGGTGAAACTGGAAAAGGCTATCTGTCTCAATCTGGGCAAGGCTCTGATTATCAGATTACTGTTTATCAAAAAGGGTTTCAAACCCCGGATGAAGTAAAAGGCGGTTTGTTTTATCAGATTTTTTCTGACCGTTTTTATTCTAGTGGGGAAAATATTGAAAATGCCCCTGATGACCGAATCCTCCGCTCTGATTGGGGTGGCATGCCCTACTTTCTTCCCAATGAACAGGGGGAAATTTTAAATAATGATTATTTTTGTGGTGATTTAAAGGGAATTGAACAAAAATTAAATTATTTAGAAAGCCTGGGGGTTACAATCCTTTATTTGAACCCCATTTTTGAAGCCCATTCTAACCATCGGTATAATACGGCTAATTATTTAAAAATTGACCCCTTATTAGGAACGGAACAAGATTTTTCCCATCTATGCGCAGAGGCGAAAAAACATGGGATTAAAATTATTTTAGACGGTGTGTTTAGCCATACAGGGAGCGATAGTATCTATTTTAATAAAGAAAACCGTTATGATACCTTAGGAGCATTTAATAGCATGAACAGCCCTTATTTTAAATGGTTCCACTTTATTAAATACCCAGATGTTTACCAATCCTGGTGGGGATTCTCCACATTGCCAGAGTTAAATAAACATGACCCAGATTACATTGAATTTATTTGTGGTAAAAATGGCGTCTTACGTCATTGGCTCCGTTTGGGGGCATCTGGGTTCCGACTAGATGTGGCAGATGAATTGCCGGATGAATTTATCCAAAAAGTACGGGAAGCGGTAAAAGCAGAAGGAGAAGAAAACCTGCTCATTGGAGAGGTATGGGAAGACGCTTCCAATAAAATCGCGTATGGCATCCGTCGGAAGTATTTCCAGGGAAAAGAACTGGATAGCGTAATGAACTATCCTTTTAAAAATGCAATTTTAGATTTTGTGAAAGACCAAGATAAGCAAAGTTTTTTCAACAAAATTTCAATAATTGTTGAAAATTATCCTCCTCAGTGTTTGCATACTGCCATGAATTCTATTTCCACCCATGATACAGAACGGGCGATTACGGTAATTGCAGGGGAAAGCTGCTGTGGAAAAGGGCGTGAATGGCAGTCCCATCATCAGCTCACCATCTCACAATACCGAGATGGTATCAATAAACTAAAAGTGGCTATGACCCTACAATATTTCCTACCGGGTATCCCATGCTTATATTATGGGGATGAGGCTGGTTTACAGGGATATAAAGACCCTTTTAACCGAGGATGTTATCCATGGGGACAGGAAAATAAAGCTTTAATTTCTTATTGCCAACGTCTTGGAACCTTACGTAAAACCTGCCCTGGATTAAAGGATGGAAGCTTAACCTTTTTACCTTCTCCAGAAGGTATTATAATTTTAAAACGGGATGGATCTGATGGTTCTTGTATATTATCGTTAAATTATACTAATTGTAATCAAGTAATTGAACTAGCTTACCGTGGTTATCGTATTAACCAAAAAATTGTATTAAAAAAACAATCCTATACGATTCCACCGTTTGATTATATCTTATTCGAAAAGTAA
- a CDS encoding glycogen/starch/alpha-glucan phosphorylase gives MNTYSTDYLKNQIEENIAMLHETTDTASNQTFYKAAAKTVNDILIERSKHFQAQAASKGVKQVNYLSMEFLMGRSLKNSLYNLGLVDQFEKIMKDYDVNLTDLYECEPDAGLGNGGLGRLAACYLDGFATQGYNAYGYSILYEFGIFQQKIVDGWQTELPDNWLPGGRVWLHAKPELAVDVHFGGYIDEFWDNGYHFTSHKNYTTVKAVPYDMYVSGYNSPAVAILRLWKAESPAFDMESFNRGDYTHALSQSMTAEAISKVLYPNDNHTQGKMLRLRQQYFLCAASVADITNRHMREYGTLDNFAEKNTIHINDTHPTLAIPELMRILLDECGYGWDHAWKIVTKTFNYTNHTVMKEALEVWNEDIFKEILPRIYQIVAEINRRFVEEMNQQFAWDTMRIERMAIVSNHQVRMANLCVYTSNKVNGVSKLHSEIIKQNVFHEFYDLYPAKFTNVTNGIAYRRWLLQSNPWLTNLLKSTIGDGFLQDASQLKKFEKYATDKKVHKQLAEAKLSAKKALASYMKKTQGIEMNVNSMFDVQVKRMHEYKRQHLNALNIITDYLYLKENPNADFVPKTYIFGAKAAPGYYMAKQIIKLLCCLAEEIKKDPVISKKLSVVYLENYSVTLSEYIMPASEVSEQISLAGTEASGTGNMKFMLNGAVTLGTMDGANVEICERVGNDNIVIFGMDAEQVETTKEMGYAPIEYYNNNPDIKRAIDFIESGVAGSTFPDIANSLKWNDPYMVLADFDSYRKAQAKISELYQKPDVWYTMAAMNIANAGYFSADRSVKDYATGIWELE, from the coding sequence ATGAATACTTATTCTACCGATTATTTAAAAAATCAAATTGAAGAAAATATTGCGATGTTACATGAAACTACGGATACTGCCTCCAACCAGACTTTTTATAAAGCAGCAGCCAAAACAGTTAATGATATTTTAATAGAACGCTCAAAACACTTTCAGGCACAAGCTGCTTCTAAAGGAGTAAAACAGGTAAACTACCTGAGTATGGAATTTTTAATGGGGCGTTCCCTAAAAAATAGCTTATATAACCTTGGTTTAGTAGACCAGTTTGAAAAGATTATGAAAGACTATGATGTTAATCTAACCGACCTTTATGAATGTGAACCAGATGCAGGTTTAGGGAATGGTGGTCTGGGAAGATTGGCGGCATGTTATTTGGATGGCTTTGCCACCCAAGGGTACAACGCCTATGGTTATTCCATCCTATACGAATTTGGTATTTTCCAACAAAAAATCGTGGATGGATGGCAGACAGAACTCCCGGACAACTGGCTTCCAGGGGGACGGGTATGGCTTCACGCCAAACCAGAACTAGCTGTAGATGTTCATTTTGGCGGTTATATTGATGAATTCTGGGACAATGGCTACCACTTTACTAGTCATAAAAATTATACCACCGTAAAAGCAGTACCATATGATATGTATGTATCCGGTTACAACAGCCCAGCTGTGGCAATCCTTCGCTTATGGAAAGCGGAAAGCCCTGCTTTTGATATGGAATCCTTTAACCGTGGAGATTACACCCATGCCTTAAGCCAAAGTATGACCGCTGAGGCAATCTCTAAAGTCCTGTATCCAAATGACAACCACACTCAGGGAAAAATGCTCCGCTTACGCCAACAGTATTTCCTGTGTGCCGCTTCGGTAGCAGATATTACTAACCGCCACATGCGGGAATACGGTACTTTGGATAACTTTGCGGAAAAGAACACCATCCATATCAATGACACCCATCCAACCTTGGCAATTCCTGAGTTAATGCGGATTTTATTAGATGAATGTGGCTATGGTTGGGATCACGCCTGGAAGATTGTTACCAAAACCTTTAATTATACCAACCATACTGTGATGAAAGAAGCCTTGGAAGTATGGAATGAAGATATTTTTAAAGAAATCCTTCCACGCATTTACCAGATTGTCGCAGAAATTAACCGCCGATTTGTGGAAGAGATGAATCAGCAGTTTGCTTGGGACACCATGCGGATTGAACGGATGGCAATTGTTTCAAACCATCAAGTACGTATGGCAAACCTTTGCGTATACACTTCTAACAAGGTAAATGGGGTTTCCAAATTGCACAGTGAAATCATCAAACAAAATGTATTCCACGAATTTTACGATTTGTATCCCGCTAAATTTACCAATGTCACCAACGGTATCGCATATCGCAGATGGCTGTTGCAATCCAATCCATGGCTGACCAATCTGTTAAAATCCACCATTGGGGATGGATTCTTACAGGATGCTTCCCAACTGAAAAAATTTGAAAAATACGCAACCGATAAAAAAGTGCATAAACAGTTGGCAGAAGCAAAACTCTCTGCAAAAAAAGCGTTGGCGTCCTATATGAAAAAGACACAGGGCATTGAAATGAATGTAAATTCTATGTTTGATGTACAAGTAAAACGAATGCACGAATACAAACGCCAACACCTGAACGCCTTAAATATTATTACCGATTACCTCTATCTGAAAGAGAATCCAAACGCTGATTTTGTCCCAAAAACTTATATTTTTGGTGCGAAAGCAGCTCCAGGTTACTATATGGCAAAACAGATTATTAAACTGCTTTGCTGCCTAGCGGAGGAGATTAAAAAGGACCCTGTGATCAGCAAAAAGCTGAGTGTGGTTTATCTGGAAAACTACAGCGTTACTTTATCTGAATATATTATGCCTGCCAGTGAAGTGAGTGAACAGATTTCCCTGGCCGGTACAGAAGCAAGCGGAACTGGTAACATGAAATTTATGTTAAACGGCGCTGTTACCCTAGGGACAATGGATGGGGCGAATGTAGAAATCTGTGAACGAGTTGGCAACGACAATATCGTTATCTTCGGTATGGATGCGGAACAGGTAGAAACAACCAAAGAAATGGGTTATGCTCCAATTGAGTATTACAACAACAACCCGGATATCAAACGTGCGATTGACTTTATTGAAAGTGGCGTAGCTGGTTCCACCTTCCCTGATATTGCGAACTCCTTAAAATGGAATGACCCTTATATGGTTTTGGCTGACTTTGACTCCTACCGCAAAGCGCAGGCAAAAATTAGTGAATTATACCAAAAACCTGATGTATGGTATACTATGGCTGCAATGAATATTGCGAACGCAGGCTACTTCTCAGCTGACCGCTCAGTAAAAGATTATGCAACCGGCATCTGGGAATTGGAATAG